The Mustela erminea isolate mMusErm1 chromosome 6, mMusErm1.Pri, whole genome shotgun sequence genome includes a region encoding these proteins:
- the LOC116593546 gene encoding olfactory receptor 8S1-like: MDLGNYSTITEFILLGLSANPHIQAALFVLFLGIYLLTIMGNLMLLLVIRADFHLHTPMYFFLSHLSFVDICFSSVTVPKMLENLLSQKKTISVEGCLTQVFFVFVAAGTEACLLSVMAYDRYAAICHPLLYGQIMSKQLYMQLAWGSWGLGFLDAFINIFLAMKMVFCKAQIIPHFSCEMPSLLSLSCSDISRNLIALLCSTLLHGLGTFLLVFLSYACIITTILSISSTTGRSKAFSTCSSHLTAVTLYYGSGLLRNLMPNSGSPLELIFSVQYTVVTPMLNPLIYSLKNKKVKAALTRTLEKYLQHIGC; encoded by the coding sequence ATGGACTTGGGGAACTACAGCACAATCACAGAGTTTAtcctccttgggctctctgccaACCCCCACATCCAGGCCGCACTCTTTGTGCTCTTCCTGGGGATTTACTTGCTGACTATCATGGGGAACCTGATGCTGCTGCTGGTGATAAGGGCTGATTtccacctccacacccccatgtacttcttcctgagTCACCTTTCTTTTGTTGATATCTGCTTCTCTTCGGTCACTGTGCCCAAGATGCTGGAGAACCTTCTGtctcagaagaaaacaatatCAGTAGAGGGCTGCCTCACTCAAGTCTTCTTTGTGTTTGTTGCTGCAGGAACTGAAGCCTGTCTGCTTTCTGtaatggcctatgaccgctatgctGCCATCTGCCACCCTCTGCTCTATGGACAGATCATGAGTAAACAACTGTATATGCAGCTTGCGTGGGGCTCTTGGGGACTGGGCTTTCTGGATGCATTCATCAACATCTTCCTAGCTATGAAGATGGTCTTCTGCAAGGCCCAAATCATCCCCCACTTCAGCTGTGAAatgccctctctcctctcactgtCTTGTTCTGATATCTCCAGAAACCTCATTGCCTTGCTCTGCTCCACTCTTCTGCATGGGCTAGGAACCTTCCTTTTGGTCTTCTTATCCTATGCCTGTATTATCACCACCATTCTGAGCATCAGCTCCACCACAGGCAGAAGCaaggccttctccacctgctcctcccacctcacCGCAGTGACCCTTTACTATGGTTCAGGTTTGCTCCGCAATCTCATGCCAAATTCAGGTTCCCCACTTGAGCTAATCTTTTCTGTGCAGTATACTGTAGTCACTCCCATGCTGAATCCTCTCATCTATAGCCTGAAGAACAAGAAGGTGAAGGCAGCTCTGACAAGAACTTTGGAAAAGTATTTGCAACATATCGGGTgctga
- the LOC116592416 gene encoding olfactory receptor 8S1-like, whose protein sequence is MALGNHSTITEFLLLGLSTNPQVQTLLFVLFLNIYLLTILGNLMMLLVIRADSHLHTPMYFFLSHLSFLDLCLSSVTVPRMLRDLLSEIKTISVRSCLAQSFFVFITAGTEGFLLSVMAYDRYAAICHPLLYGQMMRKELCVQLVLGSWGLGLSNALINILLATNMDFCESHIIRHYSCEVPSLFPLSCSDISTNLIVLFCSTLLHGFGTFFPIISSYACIVFTILRISSTSGRKKAFSTCSSHLMTVIFFYCSAFLRYLMPTSGSPLELIFSVQYSVITPMLNPLIYSLKNKEVKTAVKTLGTYLPCSR, encoded by the coding sequence ATGGCCTTGGGGAACCACAGTACCATCACTGAATTCCTCCTTCTTGGGCTGTCTACAAACCCCCAGGTGCAGACTCTGCTCTTTGTGCTGTTCCTGAACATTTACCTCCTGACCATCCTGGGGAACCTGATGATGCTGCTGGTGATCAGAGCTGACTCTCACctccacacacccatgtattttttcctcagtCACCTCTCTTTCCTAGATCTTTGCTTATCTTCTGTTACTGTGCCCAGGATGCTGAGAGACCTCCTATCAGAGATAAAAACCATCTCAGTAAGGAGTTGCCTGGCTCAaagtttctttgtgtttatcACTGCAGGGACTGAGGGCTTTCTTCTCTcagtgatggcctatgaccgctacgCCGCCATCTGCCACCCTCTGCTCTATGGACAGATGATGAGGAAAGAGCTTTGTGTGCAACTTGTGTTGGGCTCATGGGGCTTGGGGCTTAGTAACGCACTTATCAACATCCTCCTAGCTACCAACATGGACTTCTGTGAGAGCCATATCATCAGACACTACAGCTGTGAGGtaccctccctctttcccctgtCTTGCTCTGATATCTCCACCAACCTCATAGTGCTGTTCTGCTCCACCCTACTTCATGGGTTTGGGACCTTCTTCCCAATCATCTCATCCTATGCCTGCATTGTCTTTACCATCCTGAGAATCAGCTCCACCTCAGGTAGAAAGAAGGCCTTCTCTACCTGCTCCTCTCACCTTATGACAGTGATCTTCTTTTATTGCTCAGCGTTTCTCCGCTATCTCATGCCAACCTCAGGATCCCCCCTAGAGCTGATCTTCTCTGTGCAATATAGTGTGATCACCCCCATGCTGAATCCTCTCATCTACAGCCTCAAGAACAAGGAGGTGAAGACAGCTGTGAAGACACTGGGAACTTATTTGCCATGTTCCaggtga